The Flavobacterium praedii genome window below encodes:
- a CDS encoding LytR/AlgR family response regulator transcription factor, producing the protein MNYTYIIIDDDPESALRTKVIASEFSELNFLGTADNYADGVNLILEHMPKLVFLEIDPINKNSNLSLQLINGLLMYLKELPKIVITTKKKDFAFDCIKYEVIDYLLKPLLVIDFVKLIHKLNKINTDDEVLLVQSPNAKERLALENFEIKKNKKSFILCVKSYGDHRYIDSDDICYFQADNNSTDIHLKSGEMITAFKTLKHFETVLTNPFIRIHNSYIVNRNYISRIHTGNSLCYIKKTTIKLPFSKSYKTNVDFIIAEFANENYIET; encoded by the coding sequence ATAGACGATGATCCAGAAAGTGCTTTGCGAACAAAGGTTATTGCCAGTGAGTTTTCCGAATTAAATTTTCTCGGTACTGCAGATAATTATGCAGACGGAGTAAATCTTATTTTAGAACACATGCCCAAACTGGTTTTCTTGGAAATAGATCCTATTAATAAAAATAGCAATTTATCCTTACAGTTAATCAATGGATTATTGATGTATTTAAAGGAGTTGCCTAAAATAGTAATTACAACCAAGAAAAAAGATTTTGCATTTGATTGCATCAAATATGAAGTTATAGATTATTTGCTAAAACCATTATTAGTAATCGATTTTGTAAAATTGATTCATAAATTAAATAAAATAAATACTGATGATGAAGTATTATTGGTGCAAAGTCCAAATGCAAAGGAAAGACTAGCGCTAGAGAATTTTGAAATAAAGAAAAATAAAAAATCATTTATATTATGTGTTAAATCATATGGCGATCATAGGTATATTGATTCGGATGACATTTGTTACTTTCAAGCAGATAATAATTCTACTGATATTCATTTAAAAAGTGGTGAGATGATAACAGCTTTCAAGACATTAAAGCATTTTGAAACTGTTTTGACAAATCCCTTTATCCGAATACACAATAGTTATATTGTCAATCGAAATTACATCTCAAGAATCCATACGGGAAACTCGTTATGTTATATAAAAAAAACCACTATAAAATTGCCTTTTTCTAAATCTTACAAAACCAATGTTGACTTTATAATAGCTGAATTTGCCAATGAAAATTATATCGAAACCTAA
- a CDS encoding tetratricopeptide repeat-containing sensor histidine kinase — MKKLYYICLLLLVILFGCTKNKVAKQNSSISEDSVSTYLTLANDDHLPYAYKKKYSQKALAIILTQKDDSINKVNLFRVANRFYNMSDWKSYLETSKLILERCEKSHDTVNMAKAYTYLGDYYVEKSISDTAFYNFFKAEKLYLKLNNNYNLAKTLISKANLQFNESDYSNSEITVFKALRVLKDGKTNDLLYQSYNILGVLYNEREEYGRALEYHNKALVSIDDKSIPSVFQSKASSFNNMGYVYLNLKNYNQAKNYFEKGLEQEHLFVDKPKLYAMLLDNLAYAKFKLNESEGLPDQFYQALKIRDSLKITSGIIVSKTRLSEYFASKKDTLKAVQYAKQALLLSRSTNRLRSILEALKQMEAVDPKNASTYSKEYILINDRLQKAERKMGEKFSRIEFETDEIKVEYINLEGQNKTLLLIFASFVILAVLLYTIKLQKVKQRELLFKQQQQQANAEIYNLLINQQNTIEINNIKEKKRVARELHDGVLGRMFGVRINLDSLNKIKDDSGVERRLNYLTELKNIEQDIREISHNLNREKSELINNFVAIVANLFEEQKKTYASKFLAHIDAAIKWEFIDNTIKINIYRIIQESLQNCNKYSKATKIKVEFRKQEDNIVLKISDDGIGFNVLRAKKGIGLQNIKTRTIECNGTLDIKSKKGEGTTLTIVIPIKKI, encoded by the coding sequence TTGAAAAAACTATATTACATATGTTTACTTTTATTGGTTATTCTTTTTGGCTGTACTAAGAATAAAGTAGCCAAACAAAATTCCAGTATCTCAGAAGATAGTGTTTCTACTTATCTTACTTTGGCTAATGATGATCATTTGCCTTATGCTTACAAAAAAAAATACTCTCAAAAGGCATTGGCTATTATTTTGACTCAAAAAGACGATTCGATTAACAAAGTCAATCTCTTTAGGGTAGCCAATCGCTTTTATAATATGAGCGATTGGAAAAGCTATCTTGAAACTTCTAAACTCATTTTGGAACGTTGTGAAAAAAGCCATGATACTGTAAATATGGCTAAGGCTTATACTTATCTGGGAGATTATTATGTAGAAAAGTCTATTTCTGATACTGCTTTTTACAATTTTTTTAAAGCAGAAAAGCTTTATCTTAAACTCAATAATAATTACAATCTAGCAAAAACGTTAATAAGTAAAGCTAATTTGCAATTCAATGAAAGTGATTATTCAAATAGTGAAATAACAGTATTTAAAGCGTTGCGAGTGCTGAAAGATGGAAAAACAAATGATTTATTATACCAGTCTTATAATATTTTAGGTGTTTTATACAATGAAAGAGAAGAATATGGTAGAGCTTTAGAATACCATAATAAAGCACTAGTCAGTATTGATGATAAATCTATTCCATCAGTATTCCAATCGAAAGCGTCTTCTTTCAACAATATGGGCTATGTTTATTTGAATTTAAAAAACTACAATCAAGCAAAAAATTATTTCGAAAAAGGGCTCGAACAAGAACATTTATTCGTGGATAAACCTAAGCTATATGCAATGTTGTTGGATAATTTAGCTTATGCCAAATTTAAACTTAATGAATCTGAAGGTCTTCCTGATCAATTTTATCAAGCATTAAAAATTCGGGATAGTTTAAAAATTACATCTGGGATTATTGTAAGTAAAACTCGTTTGTCAGAATATTTCGCTTCTAAAAAGGATACCTTAAAAGCGGTTCAATATGCCAAACAAGCGCTATTACTTTCTCGTAGTACCAATCGCTTGAGAAGTATTTTGGAAGCGCTGAAACAAATGGAAGCGGTAGATCCCAAGAATGCTTCTACTTATTCCAAAGAATACATCCTTATTAATGATCGTTTGCAAAAAGCAGAACGTAAAATGGGGGAGAAGTTTTCTCGTATAGAATTTGAAACAGATGAAATAAAAGTTGAATACATTAATCTAGAGGGACAAAACAAGACACTTTTATTGATTTTTGCTTCTTTTGTGATCTTAGCGGTATTATTATATACCATTAAATTACAAAAAGTTAAACAACGCGAATTATTATTTAAGCAACAGCAGCAACAAGCCAATGCCGAGATATATAATTTATTAATCAATCAGCAAAACACAATTGAAATCAATAATATAAAAGAGAAAAAAAGAGTAGCAAGAGAATTACACGATGGTGTTTTAGGAAGAATGTTTGGAGTTCGAATTAATCTAGACAGTTTAAATAAAATTAAAGACGATTCTGGAGTAGAAAGGCGATTGAATTATTTGACAGAGCTTAAAAATATTGAACAAGATATTCGTGAAATTTCACATAACTTGAATAGAGAAAAATCAGAATTAATTAATAACTTCGTTGCTATAGTCGCTAACTTATTTGAAGAACAAAAAAAGACATATGCTTCAAAGTTTCTTGCTCACATAGACGCTGCAATTAAGTGGGAGTTTATCGATAACACTATAAAAATCAACATTTACAGAATTATTCAAGAATCTCTTCAAAATTGTAATAAATATTCTAAGGCTACAAAAATTAAAGTAGAATTTAGAAAGCAGGAAGATAATATAGTATTAAAAATAAGTGATGATGGAATTGGGTTTAATGTTTTACGTGCAAAAAAAGGTATTGGTCTTCAAAATATAAAAACAAGAACTATAGAATGTAATGGGACTCTAGATATTAAATCAAAAAAAGGAGAAGGCACGACCTTAACAATAGTAATACCAATTAAAAAAATATAA
- a CDS encoding response regulator yields the protein MIEDIKVERLIKKNILIVDDHPFIIDGYKNAITRYKPNLYEYSFSQGKDCKTGYTIITDPDTLPFDVAFLDISMPVYEEEGIYSGEDLAKLIMELMPDCKIILLTMFNELLKIKNIIDTINPSGLVIKSDLTFDELLFGFDIILKDEIYYSHSVIKMANQDITDVEGIDQFDKLILFHISKGTKTKDIPQYIPISLQAIERRKVNLKELFKIEDGSDIDLIQEAKVRGIIF from the coding sequence ATGATAGAGGATATTAAAGTGGAAAGATTAATTAAAAAAAATATTTTAATAGTTGACGACCATCCCTTTATAATTGACGGATATAAAAACGCAATCACCCGATATAAGCCGAATCTTTATGAATATTCATTTTCGCAAGGAAAAGATTGTAAAACAGGTTACACTATTATAACAGATCCTGACACCTTACCTTTTGATGTTGCTTTTTTAGATATAAGCATGCCGGTATATGAAGAAGAAGGCATTTATTCAGGTGAAGATTTAGCCAAATTGATCATGGAATTAATGCCTGATTGCAAAATTATCTTGCTTACCATGTTTAATGAGTTGCTGAAAATTAAAAACATTATTGATACCATAAATCCATCAGGATTGGTAATAAAAAGTGATTTAACCTTTGATGAATTGCTTTTTGGTTTTGATATTATTTTGAAAGACGAAATTTATTACAGTCACTCCGTAATTAAAATGGCCAATCAAGATATTACTGATGTTGAAGGAATTGATCAATTTGATAAGTTAATTCTTTTTCATATTTCTAAAGGAACCAAAACCAAAGACATCCCGCAATATATTCCCATTTCTTTACAAGCTATAGAAAGGCGAAAAGTAAATCTTAAAGAACTTTTTAAGATAGAAGATGGAAGTGATATCGATTTGATTCAAGAAGCAAAAGTTAGAGGGATTATTTTTTAG
- the thiL gene encoding thiamine-phosphate kinase gives MIEDKTPQRTSIAQLGEFGLIDHLTKNFEINQPSTLKGIGDDAAVLDFKDKKVVISTDLLIEGVHFDLSYMPLKHLGYKAVVVNVSDICAMNAKPTQITVSIAVSNRFPLEALEELFAGITHAAQEYKVDVIGGDTTSSQKGLIISITAIGEADENEIVYRNGAKQSDLLVVTGDIGAAYMGLQVLEREKQVFQVNPNSQPDLDAYTYLIERQLKPEARKDVRTLLHALEIKPTSMIDISDGLSSEIMHLCKQSGVGCNLYEDKLPIDPQFINVCEEFDIDSTTVAINGGEDYELLFTIAMEDFEKIKGNPNFSIIGHMTQESEGIHLITRANTKIPLKARGWDAISEL, from the coding sequence ATGATTGAAGATAAAACCCCTCAACGTACCAGTATAGCCCAATTAGGCGAGTTTGGTCTAATAGACCATTTAACAAAAAACTTCGAAATCAACCAACCTTCAACACTAAAAGGGATCGGAGATGATGCCGCAGTATTGGATTTCAAAGATAAAAAAGTAGTCATTTCAACAGATTTATTGATAGAAGGTGTGCATTTTGATTTATCTTATATGCCTCTAAAGCATTTAGGGTATAAAGCGGTAGTTGTCAATGTTTCGGATATTTGTGCGATGAATGCTAAACCAACTCAAATTACGGTTTCTATTGCTGTTTCCAATCGTTTCCCTCTAGAAGCATTAGAAGAATTATTTGCAGGAATTACACACGCAGCACAAGAATACAAAGTTGATGTAATTGGAGGAGACACAACCTCTTCACAAAAAGGATTAATCATAAGTATCACTGCCATTGGTGAGGCGGATGAAAACGAAATCGTTTATAGAAATGGAGCCAAACAAAGCGATCTTTTAGTAGTCACTGGTGATATTGGCGCGGCCTATATGGGATTACAAGTATTAGAAAGAGAAAAGCAAGTATTTCAAGTAAACCCCAATTCACAACCTGACTTGGATGCTTACACCTACCTTATTGAGCGTCAATTAAAACCAGAAGCTAGAAAAGACGTTCGAACTTTATTGCACGCGCTAGAAATAAAACCCACATCAATGATCGACATATCCGATGGCTTATCGTCTGAAATTATGCATTTATGCAAACAATCTGGCGTAGGATGCAACTTGTATGAAGACAAATTGCCAATTGACCCCCAATTCATAAATGTTTGCGAGGAATTTGATATTGATAGTACTACAGTTGCAATAAATGGCGGTGAGGATTATGAATTACTATTTACAATTGCTATGGAAGATTTCGAAAAAATAAAAGGGAATCCAAATTTCAGCATTATTGGGCATATGACTCAAGAAAGTGAAGGTATACATCTGATAACACGCGCCAATACCAAAATACCCTTAAAAGCGAGAGGTTGGGATGCCATAAGCGAATTATAA